The Fructilactobacillus myrtifloralis genome contains a region encoding:
- the tsaD gene encoding tRNA (adenosine(37)-N6)-threonylcarbamoyltransferase complex transferase subunit TsaD, which yields MKAQPSLILAFETSCDETSVAVIKDGNEILSNVVATQIKSHQRFGGVVPEVASRHHIEQITICLQQALAEAHVTYADLTGVAITYGPGLVGSLLVGITAAKAVAWAHQLPLIPVNHLAGHIYATNFVQPVHFPAVALVVSGGHTELVWMPAEGEFKIIGETRDDAAGETYDKIGRVLGINYPAGPTVDQWAHAGHETFQFPRAMIKEDNLDFSFSGLKSAFINTVHHADQVGTSLNKQDLAASFQAAVIDVLVTKTTEALAQYPAQEFILAGGVAANQGLRSALQKAVTAKGIPFVMAPRKLCGDNAAMIGAAGAMLQRHGAHADMSLNAEPGLEFEWQAAVPH from the coding sequence ATGAAAGCACAACCGAGTTTAATCCTGGCCTTTGAAACTAGTTGTGACGAAACTAGTGTGGCAGTGATTAAGGATGGCAACGAGATTTTAAGTAACGTGGTGGCAACCCAGATTAAGAGCCACCAACGGTTTGGCGGGGTCGTTCCCGAAGTGGCCAGTCGGCATCACATTGAACAAATTACGATTTGTTTGCAACAGGCTTTGGCTGAAGCCCACGTTACGTACGCGGACCTAACCGGAGTAGCAATTACATACGGACCCGGGCTGGTTGGTTCATTATTAGTCGGCATTACGGCGGCAAAGGCCGTTGCTTGGGCGCACCAGCTCCCCCTCATTCCGGTGAACCACCTTGCGGGTCACATTTACGCCACTAACTTTGTGCAACCGGTGCACTTTCCCGCGGTCGCGCTGGTCGTGTCTGGTGGGCATACGGAATTGGTTTGGATGCCAGCCGAGGGTGAGTTTAAAATCATTGGGGAAACCCGTGATGATGCCGCTGGAGAGACTTACGATAAAATTGGGCGCGTGTTGGGGATTAATTACCCCGCCGGCCCGACCGTGGATCAGTGGGCCCACGCCGGTCACGAAACCTTCCAGTTTCCCCGGGCCATGATTAAGGAAGATAACCTGGACTTTAGTTTTAGTGGGCTAAAAAGTGCGTTTATTAACACGGTTCACCACGCGGACCAGGTCGGCACCTCGTTGAATAAACAGGATTTGGCCGCCAGTTTTCAAGCCGCAGTGATCGACGTGTTGGTCACAAAGACCACGGAAGCATTAGCACAGTATCCGGCCCAGGAATTCATCTTAGCCGGTGGGGTAGCCGCGAACCAGGGGTTGCGTTCGGCACTTCAGAAGGCGGTGACCGCCAAAGGAATACCCTTTGTGATGGCACCGCGGAAGCTGTGTGGCGATAACGCTGCGATGATTGGAGCGGCCGGGGCCATGCTGCAACGCCATGGGGCGCATGCGGACATGAGTTTGAATGCCGAGCCCGGCCTGGAATTTGAGTGGCAAGCAGCGGTTCCTCACTAA
- a CDS encoding ABC-F family ATP-binding cassette domain-containing protein: MIILQAQHLTKRFNGVAIFEDLNLTINDHSHLGLVGQNGAGKSTLLKMLVDPQTISSGTVTTKQNLSIGYLPQNTGLHSDRTIQAELELPFKGLQEMETRLHQLEDQMSQPEINQDPDQLAAVSKTYDQLQADFTRNNGYGYHAEIRTIMSAFGFSPADQARPISELSGGQQTRVALAKLLLEKPDLLLLDEPTNHIDMETTAWLENFLKSYAGAFLIISHDRYFLDQTVTGIYELDHGHLNYYAGNYSFFVTEKEHQLTLAAKKYEKQQHQIKKDEEFIQKNLVRASTTKRAQSRQKQLAKLERVEKPSQQHATARFHFQPARKSGEVVLDVENLGIGYHQELSYPINLHLRRQQRVAIFGPNGVGKSTLLKTIVGELPPLQGTIRFGTGVQIGYYDQQQARLHPEKDVLHELWDDYPTTPEGDIRSILGSFLFSGAAVEKQVANLSGGERARLLLTKLSMERDNFLVLDEPTNHLDVDSINVLEKALLAFQGTILFVSHDRYFINKLATHIVELSAAGSTTYMGNYDYYRAKKAEEAEIAAHEQPEQPVVTAPASDQKQQFQRQKDIQRQQRKLARTIQDLETQLGHLETQIQSVQTAMTKPENYQDANKSSELQTQLNELQATQQTVESQWETASLDLETLDEP, from the coding sequence ATGATTATCTTACAGGCACAACACCTGACCAAACGATTTAATGGCGTGGCGATCTTTGAAGATCTTAATTTAACCATTAATGACCACAGTCACCTCGGGTTAGTCGGCCAAAACGGCGCGGGAAAATCAACCCTGTTAAAAATGCTGGTTGATCCCCAAACGATTAGCTCTGGAACCGTGACCACTAAACAAAACTTATCGATCGGTTACCTACCCCAAAATACCGGACTCCATTCCGATCGGACAATTCAAGCCGAGTTAGAGCTCCCGTTTAAGGGCTTACAGGAAATGGAAACTAGGCTTCATCAACTTGAAGACCAGATGAGTCAGCCGGAGATTAATCAGGATCCGGACCAACTAGCCGCCGTTTCAAAAACTTACGACCAGTTGCAAGCCGATTTTACACGAAACAACGGCTACGGCTACCACGCGGAGATTCGGACCATTATGAGTGCGTTTGGCTTTAGCCCCGCTGACCAGGCTCGCCCCATCAGTGAACTATCGGGTGGCCAACAAACCCGCGTAGCGTTAGCTAAACTACTGCTTGAAAAGCCCGACCTGCTCTTACTGGATGAACCGACTAATCACATTGACATGGAAACGACCGCCTGGTTAGAAAACTTTTTAAAATCCTACGCCGGGGCGTTTTTAATCATTTCTCACGATCGTTATTTTCTCGATCAGACGGTAACGGGCATCTATGAGTTAGACCACGGCCACTTAAACTACTACGCCGGAAATTACAGTTTCTTTGTAACCGAAAAGGAACACCAGTTGACTCTGGCTGCTAAGAAATACGAAAAGCAGCAGCACCAAATTAAAAAAGATGAAGAATTCATCCAGAAAAACCTGGTGCGCGCTTCCACTACCAAACGAGCCCAGTCCCGGCAAAAACAACTTGCCAAGCTCGAACGGGTGGAAAAACCCAGTCAGCAACACGCCACCGCTCGCTTTCACTTTCAACCCGCTCGTAAAAGTGGAGAGGTCGTCTTAGACGTTGAGAACCTCGGCATTGGCTACCACCAAGAACTGAGTTACCCCATCAACCTGCACTTAAGGCGGCAACAACGCGTTGCCATCTTTGGTCCCAACGGGGTGGGGAAATCAACCTTATTAAAAACGATTGTAGGGGAACTGCCCCCGCTTCAGGGTACGATTCGCTTTGGGACCGGGGTCCAGATCGGCTATTACGACCAGCAACAGGCCCGCCTGCATCCCGAAAAGGACGTGCTGCACGAGCTCTGGGATGATTACCCGACCACTCCGGAAGGTGACATCCGCTCCATCCTCGGGAGCTTCCTCTTCAGCGGTGCCGCGGTGGAAAAACAGGTTGCCAATCTCTCGGGAGGCGAACGGGCCCGCCTGTTACTAACCAAATTATCCATGGAACGGGATAACTTTTTAGTCCTAGACGAACCAACTAACCATCTAGACGTCGATAGCATTAACGTCTTGGAAAAAGCCCTCCTGGCCTTTCAAGGCACGATTTTGTTTGTTTCTCACGATCGGTATTTCATCAACAAGTTGGCTACCCACATCGTTGAGCTGAGCGCCGCGGGCTCAACCACCTACATGGGTAACTATGATTATTACCGGGCTAAAAAAGCGGAGGAAGCAGAAATTGCGGCGCATGAACAGCCAGAGCAACCCGTTGTAACTGCCCCTGCTTCCGACCAAAAGCAACAATTTCAACGCCAGAAGGACATCCAACGGCAACAACGGAAGTTAGCACGAACCATCCAGGATTTAGAAACCCAACTTGGTCACCTCGAAACGCAAATCCAAAGCGTCCAAACGGCCATGACCAAACCAGAAAATTATCAGGATGCTAACAAGAGCAGTGAACTGCAGACCCAGTTAAACGAACTGCAAGCTACCCAACAAACGGTTGAATCCCAGTGGGAAACTGCAAGCTTAGACCTCGAAACCTTAGATGAACCATAA
- a CDS encoding acyl-[acyl-carrier-protein] thioesterase, translated as MPASIFSENYKIANFQTEIHGKVTLQFLIDSFIQVSEDESVGLSVGIDDVQETGVTWIVVQQDLHINRLPAANEQVRIETQAAAHTNYFAKRVYRVYDQAEHLLVDVNSLWVMMDLKTRKMVKINEAMTKPFGSEHVKRLPRLTKIPELSGPAEWKMTYPVLFSDIDFNGHVSNTHYVGWMTNTLPFEFLRDYLPTEFSIKYADEVRYGDQVTSQAQLLTTDPNPVTIHQIAVGDRVSATAQIKWTKITPKKASE; from the coding sequence ATGCCAGCTTCCATTTTTTCAGAGAACTACAAGATTGCGAACTTTCAAACGGAAATTCACGGGAAAGTGACCCTGCAATTTTTAATTGATAGCTTTATTCAGGTTTCAGAGGATGAATCCGTCGGGTTATCCGTCGGAATTGACGACGTCCAGGAGACAGGGGTGACGTGGATTGTCGTGCAACAAGATCTGCACATTAATCGCTTACCGGCAGCAAACGAACAGGTTCGCATTGAAACCCAAGCGGCGGCCCACACAAATTACTTTGCCAAACGGGTGTACCGCGTTTACGACCAAGCAGAGCATTTATTAGTAGATGTTAATAGCCTGTGGGTCATGATGGATTTAAAGACCCGAAAAATGGTTAAAATTAACGAAGCCATGACGAAACCGTTTGGTAGTGAACACGTGAAACGGTTACCACGGTTGACTAAAATTCCCGAACTAAGTGGTCCGGCAGAGTGGAAAATGACGTATCCGGTGTTATTTAGTGACATTGATTTTAACGGGCACGTTAGTAACACGCACTACGTGGGCTGGATGACGAACACATTGCCCTTTGAATTTTTGCGGGATTACCTTCCAACCGAATTTAGCATTAAGTATGCTGATGAGGTCCGGTACGGCGATCAGGTTACGAGTCAGGCCCAGTTGTTAACGACGGACCCGAATCCAGTCACTATCCACCAGATTGCCGTGGGTGACCGGGTTAGTGCCACCGCTCAGATTAAATGGACAAAGATTACACCAAAGAAGGCGTCGGAATGA
- the holB gene encoding DNA polymerase III subunit delta', whose translation METKTAPRIIETALQKQPELARHFGAVVQAGELSHAYLFSGATGRGKLAVSQLVAMSLFCAHPDPAGLACGHCNECDRIANGEHPDVLTLKPDGQSIKIDQVRQLKREFSKSAVEGKQKVFIIDAADTMTVAAANSLLKVIEEPTATVTAILLTTDYHHMLPTIRSRTQLVEFPPIQAAELIRYLQAQQVSATDITLALKITNDTDELDQLVTDHWLSKMKQQLETWFTWLKQGDAQAFPFIQTNVLPLVKDRFSQNVTITMICLLFQDLFDVKFRALPAPKLAFGDVYDLLKSAADQLSDEQIVSMINDILTTAQQQQVNVGFQSILEVITLQCLATIN comes from the coding sequence ATGGAAACGAAGACAGCCCCTAGGATTATTGAAACAGCGCTACAAAAGCAACCAGAGCTAGCTCGGCATTTTGGTGCGGTGGTTCAGGCCGGGGAGTTAAGCCATGCGTATTTATTTTCAGGGGCCACGGGGCGAGGAAAGCTGGCCGTTAGTCAACTAGTGGCGATGAGTTTATTTTGTGCGCACCCTGACCCCGCGGGATTAGCCTGTGGGCATTGTAATGAATGTGATCGGATTGCAAACGGGGAACATCCCGATGTCTTAACCTTAAAACCCGACGGTCAATCAATTAAGATTGACCAAGTGCGGCAGTTAAAACGGGAGTTCTCCAAGAGTGCGGTCGAGGGCAAGCAGAAGGTCTTTATTATCGACGCGGCCGATACCATGACGGTGGCCGCAGCTAATAGTCTGCTCAAGGTCATCGAAGAACCCACGGCAACGGTGACCGCCATCCTGCTAACCACAGATTATCATCACATGTTGCCTACGATTCGGTCCCGCACCCAGTTGGTGGAATTTCCGCCCATCCAGGCAGCCGAACTGATTCGCTATTTACAGGCGCAGCAGGTGAGTGCGACGGACATTACCCTCGCGTTAAAAATCACGAATGATACCGATGAACTGGACCAGTTGGTAACGGACCACTGGTTAAGTAAAATGAAACAGCAACTAGAAACGTGGTTTACGTGGCTTAAACAGGGCGACGCCCAGGCGTTTCCCTTTATTCAAACGAATGTCTTACCCCTTGTAAAGGATCGTTTTAGTCAAAACGTGACAATTACGATGATTTGTCTGCTTTTTCAGGATTTATTTGACGTGAAATTTCGGGCGCTGCCCGCTCCGAAGTTAGCGTTTGGAGATGTTTATGATTTACTTAAATCCGCGGCGGACCAATTGTCAGATGAGCAAATTGTCAGTATGATTAATGACATATTGACAACCGCACAACAACAGCAGGTGAACGTTGGCTTTCAGAGTATTTTAGAGGTCATCACCCTGCAGTGTTTAGCCACCATAAATTAG
- a CDS encoding cyclic-di-AMP receptor gives MKLVLAIIQEKDAAQLQEQLNDHKIIATQLPTKGGFLKAKNVTYLVGIDDERVPELLDIIKHSCQARDQYVTPPINLVGSINDTAYPVEVQVGGATVMVLPIESFFRF, from the coding sequence ATGAAATTAGTTTTAGCAATTATTCAGGAAAAAGATGCCGCACAGTTACAAGAACAACTCAATGACCACAAGATCATTGCCACGCAGCTACCCACCAAGGGGGGCTTTTTAAAGGCTAAAAACGTAACCTACCTGGTTGGAATTGATGACGAACGGGTTCCCGAACTACTGGACATCATTAAGCACTCCTGCCAGGCTCGCGACCAGTATGTGACCCCACCGATTAACCTCGTGGGGAGCATTAACGACACGGCCTATCCGGTTGAAGTCCAGGTCGGTGGGGCCACGGTAATGGTACTGCCGATTGAATCATTTTTCCGGTTCTAA
- a CDS encoding redox-sensing transcriptional repressor Rex codes for MAEVKIPRATAKRLPLYYRYLNILHDGGKTRVSSTELADAIHVDSATIRRDFSYFGALGKRGYGYDVDNLLEFFKNILHQDRLTNLALVGVGNLGHALLNFNFHQDSNIRISAAFDVNPKNVNTIQGGVPIYPMDQMINQLRDQQISVAILTVPAKVAQDVADQVSEAGVKGILNFTSRRLDVPDDIRVHNVDLTNELQTLIYFIDHYDETTEE; via the coding sequence ATGGCAGAAGTTAAAATTCCCCGTGCAACTGCAAAGCGCCTGCCGCTCTATTATCGCTATTTAAACATTTTACATGACGGGGGCAAAACACGGGTCTCATCGACTGAGCTAGCTGATGCCATTCACGTGGATTCAGCGACCATTCGTCGGGACTTCTCCTACTTTGGGGCCCTCGGGAAACGAGGTTACGGGTATGATGTTGATAACTTGTTAGAATTTTTCAAGAACATCCTACATCAGGACCGTTTGACCAACTTGGCCCTAGTGGGGGTTGGAAATCTTGGTCACGCCCTGTTGAACTTTAATTTCCATCAGGATAGCAACATTCGGATTTCCGCGGCGTTCGATGTGAATCCAAAGAACGTCAACACGATTCAGGGAGGCGTCCCCATTTACCCGATGGATCAAATGATTAACCAGCTCCGGGACCAACAAATCAGCGTGGCCATTCTAACCGTTCCGGCGAAGGTCGCCCAAGACGTTGCAGATCAAGTTTCGGAAGCCGGGGTAAAGGGGATTTTAAACTTTACGTCCCGGCGCTTGGATGTTCCTGATGACATTCGGGTGCACAACGTGGATTTGACCAACGAATTGCAAACCCTCATTTACTTTATTGATCATTATGATGAAACAACCGAGGAATAG
- the rsmI gene encoding 16S rRNA (cytidine(1402)-2'-O)-methyltransferase, whose protein sequence is MTIYAQSSFAARATGTLYLVPTPIGNLDDITLRALNTLRTVDVIAAEDTRNTQKLLNHFEIGTKQISFHEHNTARRIPELIDRLEAGEAIAQVSDAGMPSVSDPGHELVQACIEHQLPVVSLPGSTAGLTSLIASGLSPQPFLFYGFLQRKPAEQRRELQRLQNETATLIFYEAPHRLKKTLTNLAEVLGDRPAALGRELTKKHEEYVRGTLSELVKWATEEPVRGEFVILVAGNPEPTSTAPVVAPTLPIEAQVQQLVQTGMKPNQAIKQVAKTNHLVRQDVYNRFHQLDK, encoded by the coding sequence ATGACCATCTACGCTCAGAGTAGCTTTGCTGCCCGGGCAACGGGAACTTTATACCTCGTGCCCACGCCGATTGGGAACTTGGACGACATCACGTTGCGGGCGCTCAACACGTTACGGACGGTTGATGTAATTGCCGCCGAAGACACCCGGAACACGCAAAAGTTACTTAATCACTTTGAAATAGGTACCAAACAAATTAGTTTTCATGAGCACAATACCGCCCGGCGGATTCCAGAGCTAATTGACCGGCTTGAGGCTGGAGAGGCAATTGCTCAGGTGAGCGATGCTGGGATGCCCTCCGTGAGTGATCCTGGACATGAGTTAGTGCAAGCCTGCATTGAGCACCAGCTCCCCGTGGTCAGTTTACCCGGGTCGACCGCTGGCTTAACCAGTTTGATTGCATCCGGGCTAAGTCCGCAGCCGTTTTTGTTTTACGGTTTTTTGCAACGGAAACCAGCTGAGCAGCGACGCGAACTCCAACGGTTACAGAATGAGACCGCCACGTTAATTTTCTACGAGGCTCCCCACCGGTTAAAGAAAACGTTAACCAACCTAGCCGAAGTGCTGGGAGACCGGCCAGCGGCTTTAGGGCGGGAACTCACTAAGAAGCATGAAGAATACGTCCGCGGAACCCTGAGTGAACTAGTGAAGTGGGCCACGGAGGAACCCGTGCGGGGTGAATTCGTGATCTTAGTGGCCGGGAATCCGGAGCCGACTTCAACTGCCCCGGTGGTTGCGCCGACACTCCCGATTGAAGCCCAGGTGCAACAACTGGTGCAGACGGGAATGAAACCCAACCAAGCGATTAAACAGGTGGCTAAAACCAATCATTTGGTTCGTCAGGATGTCTATAATCGCTTTCATCAGCTTGATAAATAG
- the tmk gene encoding dTMP kinase, translating to MSGQFITFEGNDGAGKTTVLNQVVTALQPQLGSQLVVTREPGGDPIAEQLRSVIVDEANQDMDARTEALLFAAARRQHLVKTVLPALRQHQIVLCDRYVDSSIAYQGAGRKLGEAAVFQMNQFATEGLLPNLTIYFAVPVSVGLQRIQQRTAAATNRLDQQHRDFYVRVHDAYERLATEHPDRIVRVDATQPVATVTQQVVTIIGKHLHQNLSAGGTES from the coding sequence ATGAGTGGTCAATTTATAACGTTTGAAGGAAACGACGGAGCGGGGAAAACGACGGTGCTCAACCAGGTCGTCACTGCGTTGCAGCCCCAGTTAGGTTCGCAACTAGTGGTCACCCGGGAACCGGGTGGCGATCCAATCGCCGAACAGTTACGGTCAGTGATTGTCGATGAAGCCAACCAGGACATGGATGCGCGCACGGAAGCACTGTTGTTTGCAGCGGCGCGCCGCCAGCATCTCGTAAAAACCGTCCTACCAGCACTGCGCCAACACCAAATCGTGCTGTGTGATCGCTACGTAGACAGTTCAATTGCCTACCAGGGAGCGGGACGGAAGTTAGGAGAAGCAGCCGTGTTTCAGATGAATCAGTTTGCGACCGAGGGCCTGCTCCCGAACCTGACCATCTACTTTGCCGTCCCAGTCTCCGTCGGGTTACAACGGATCCAGCAGCGCACCGCAGCCGCCACGAATCGACTTGACCAGCAACACCGTGATTTTTACGTGCGGGTCCACGATGCCTACGAACGGTTAGCGACGGAACATCCAGATCGCATTGTCCGGGTCGATGCTACCCAACCGGTGGCGACCGTGACGCAACAGGTGGTAACCATTATTGGAAAACACCTTCATCAGAACTTGAGCGCAGGAGGGACTGAATCATGA
- the tsaB gene encoding tRNA (adenosine(37)-N6)-threonylcarbamoyltransferase complex dimerization subunit type 1 TsaB, which yields MKTLAIDTSNQPLTVAVVDGDRVLATTTITTQRKHAAYAMEIVERLVKLAKLTPADLERVVIANGPGSYTGLRVAVTIGKVLATTLGIELVTVSSLQTLALNVTAEQHLVVPLFDARNEILFTAVYRTSPTGPKLVVPEQHVALADWLQQLQQFTEPLTLVGSDVPKFVAQFQEHLNVPVRTVAGINNLPQASQLAMFGEQQPPVADVDQVVPNYLRMTQAEAEWQHKHPGEGSTGYVEQV from the coding sequence ATGAAGACTTTAGCAATTGACACTTCGAATCAACCGTTAACCGTTGCGGTCGTTGACGGTGACCGGGTGCTTGCAACTACGACCATTACAACCCAACGCAAACACGCGGCCTATGCAATGGAAATTGTGGAGCGCCTGGTTAAACTAGCTAAGTTAACTCCGGCGGATTTAGAGCGGGTGGTGATTGCCAACGGACCGGGATCCTATACGGGCTTACGGGTAGCAGTGACGATTGGCAAGGTGCTTGCGACCACCCTCGGAATTGAATTGGTGACCGTGTCCAGTCTACAAACCCTGGCGCTCAACGTCACGGCGGAACAGCACCTGGTCGTGCCCCTGTTTGATGCCCGAAACGAGATTTTGTTCACGGCCGTCTACCGGACGAGTCCGACGGGACCAAAACTAGTTGTACCAGAGCAGCACGTAGCGTTAGCTGATTGGCTCCAGCAACTCCAGCAGTTTACTGAACCGCTGACCCTAGTGGGCTCAGACGTTCCGAAGTTTGTGGCCCAGTTTCAGGAGCACCTGAACGTACCAGTACGGACGGTGGCGGGCATTAACAATTTGCCCCAGGCCAGTCAATTGGCTATGTTTGGAGAACAACAACCGCCCGTTGCAGACGTCGACCAGGTGGTTCCAAACTACCTACGGATGACCCAGGCAGAGGCAGAATGGCAGCACAAGCACCCAGGAGAGGGATCGACAGGCTATGTTGAACAAGTTTAA
- a CDS encoding GNAT family N-acetyltransferase — MLNKFKEWYRKNINDKQANRIDEALDFKNRIVEICGMKYFLGKGSMTDLPDLIKVDRAAYGKKVKWSPKRFQAGLKNRDNRFYLILRHEDELVGFICIMISRQQTCCHIENLAILPQFQKRGLGYFLTTTIIERAREMGLHCVIFTCRKSNEKSQSLVQDLGFVKVDEKPDYFDDGEAAVDYRLHLDKRNYLAANNFGR; from the coding sequence ATGTTGAACAAGTTTAAAGAATGGTATCGCAAAAACATTAATGACAAACAGGCGAATCGGATTGACGAGGCCCTTGATTTTAAAAATCGGATTGTGGAAATTTGTGGTATGAAGTATTTTCTCGGGAAGGGGTCAATGACCGACTTGCCGGACCTCATCAAGGTTGACCGAGCAGCTTACGGGAAAAAGGTTAAGTGGAGTCCCAAACGATTTCAGGCGGGGTTAAAGAACCGGGATAATCGGTTTTATCTGATTTTGCGGCACGAAGATGAGTTAGTCGGCTTCATCTGCATTATGATTTCGCGCCAGCAAACCTGTTGTCACATTGAAAACCTGGCCATTTTACCGCAGTTTCAAAAGCGGGGATTAGGCTACTTTTTGACGACGACCATCATTGAACGAGCACGAGAAATGGGCCTGCACTGTGTGATTTTTACGTGCCGAAAAAGTAACGAAAAATCCCAGAGTTTGGTCCAAGACCTTGGGTTTGTCAAGGTGGATGAGAAACCGGATTACTTTGACGATGGCGAAGCCGCCGTTGACTACCGATTGCATTTAGATAAACGAAACTACTTAGCGGCCAACAATTTTGGACGGTAA
- a CDS encoding DNA replication initiation control protein YabA, whose protein sequence is MAKNVDEGMDDLSAQFEQMLTKITTLRTKVAAILEENSELRIENEHLRELLGSAEKQHHGVRELSQSKKNLEKLYNEGYHICNQYYGKRRAENESCIFCTDIIYGER, encoded by the coding sequence TTGGCAAAAAATGTGGACGAGGGCATGGATGATCTGTCTGCCCAGTTCGAACAAATGCTAACCAAAATTACAACGTTACGGACCAAGGTTGCCGCAATTTTAGAAGAGAATTCGGAGCTGCGAATTGAAAATGAACACCTGCGGGAGTTACTGGGGTCTGCTGAAAAACAACATCACGGCGTCCGGGAATTGTCCCAGTCCAAAAAGAACCTCGAAAAACTGTACAACGAAGGCTATCACATTTGTAATCAGTACTATGGAAAGCGGCGGGCTGAAAACGAAAGCTGTATTTTTTGTACTGACATTATTTACGGAGAACGTTAA
- the groES gene encoding co-chaperone GroES, translating to MLQPIGDRVIIEVEDQPEETVGGIVLADNAKEKPTQGKVVAVGAGRVLDSGERVAPVVQEGDNVMFDKYAGTKVNYADQEYLVMHENDLLAIVK from the coding sequence ATGTTACAACCAATTGGAGATCGGGTTATTATCGAAGTAGAAGATCAACCAGAAGAAACAGTGGGTGGCATTGTCCTCGCAGACAACGCGAAGGAAAAACCAACCCAAGGCAAGGTCGTTGCTGTTGGAGCCGGACGGGTGCTTGACAGTGGCGAACGGGTCGCTCCAGTAGTTCAGGAAGGCGACAACGTGATGTTTGATAAATACGCCGGCACCAAGGTTAACTATGCAGATCAAGAATACTTGGTAATGCACGAAAACGACCTCTTAGCAATCGTAAAATAA